One genomic region from Phragmites australis chromosome 1, lpPhrAust1.1, whole genome shotgun sequence encodes:
- the LOC133913808 gene encoding uncharacterized protein LOC133913808 isoform X2 — protein MGTEATGLRGKMPALFLVRARSRASRVVDMDDDAAVWWPATPPLRPPVAVPFLWEVVPGKPKPQTHTAHGAPPAAAERHVHEDGGAAATGGGDHDGDAEARPVPLKLPPRLQVTTTAADNSLSPKTVLQGPYGCTGGAKRPPRTLKRSGSVATFRRSGFFSRRKATAAMWTNRKGGHENDAAAPDASCCSPAASSASSPSSSSSVSCFGDDHGHGGHERPADGRVESVDSEEDVGAKASVRITRFRRNRSLPSMTTSHLWASIRKSVRQITPWS, from the exons ATGGGGACGGAGGCTACGGGGCTGAGAGGCAAGATGCCCGCGCTGTTTCTCGTCCGCGCGCGGTCGCGAGCGAGCAGGGTGGTCGACATGGACGACGACGCGGCGGTGTGGTGGCCGGCCACGCCGCCGCTGCGGCCACCCGTCGCGGTGCCGTTCCTCTGGGAGGTGGTGCCCGGGAAGCCCAAGCCGCAGACCCACACCGCGCACGGCgctccgccggccgccgccgagAGGCACGTTCACGAAGACGGAGGTGCAGCTGCCACTGGCGGCGGTGATCACGACGGCGACGCGGAGGCGCGCCCCGTGCCGCTGAAGCTGCCGCCGCGGCTGCAGGTGACGACCACCGCGGCGGACAACTCGCTCTCCCCCAAGACCGTGCTCCAGGGCCCCTACGGCTGCACCGGCGGCGCCAAGAGGCCGCCGAGGACGCTGAAGAGGAGTGGGAGCGTCGCTACCTTCCGGAGGAGCGGATTCTTTTCCCGGAGGAAGGCTACGGCCGCAATGTGGACCAACAGGAAAGGCGGCCATGAGAACGACGCCGCGGCTCCGGACGCCTCGTGCTGTTCGCCAGCGGCATCATCGGCGTCCTCGCCGTCCTCGTCCTCATCTGTCTCCTGCTTCGGCGACGATCACGGCCACGGCGGTCACGAAAGGCCGGCTGATGGGCGCGTGGAATCCGTGGATTCGGAGGAGGACGTGGGCGCCAAGGCGTCGGTGAGGATCACGAGGTTCAGAAGGAACAGGAGTCTCCCCAGCATGACCACGTCTCACCTCTGG GCCAGCATCCGCAAGAGCGTCAGGCAGATCACTCCATGGAGCTAG
- the LOC133913808 gene encoding uncharacterized protein LOC133913808 isoform X1, with protein MGTEATGLRGKMPALFLVRARSRASRVVDMDDDAAVWWPATPPLRPPVAVPFLWEVVPGKPKPQTHTAHGAPPAAAERHVHEDGGAAATGGGDHDGDAEARPVPLKLPPRLQVTTTAADNSLSPKTVLQGPYGCTGGAKRPPRTLKRSGSVATFRRSGFFSRRKATAAMWTNRKGGHENDAAAPDASCCSPAASSASSPSSSSSVSCFGDDHGHGGHERPADGRVESVDSEEDVGAKASVRITRFRRNRSLPSMTTSHLWVRLCLFVSLFSLSDNNGASPATVEFRSWKGVQQVRFRDRPTPSLGV; from the coding sequence ATGGGGACGGAGGCTACGGGGCTGAGAGGCAAGATGCCCGCGCTGTTTCTCGTCCGCGCGCGGTCGCGAGCGAGCAGGGTGGTCGACATGGACGACGACGCGGCGGTGTGGTGGCCGGCCACGCCGCCGCTGCGGCCACCCGTCGCGGTGCCGTTCCTCTGGGAGGTGGTGCCCGGGAAGCCCAAGCCGCAGACCCACACCGCGCACGGCgctccgccggccgccgccgagAGGCACGTTCACGAAGACGGAGGTGCAGCTGCCACTGGCGGCGGTGATCACGACGGCGACGCGGAGGCGCGCCCCGTGCCGCTGAAGCTGCCGCCGCGGCTGCAGGTGACGACCACCGCGGCGGACAACTCGCTCTCCCCCAAGACCGTGCTCCAGGGCCCCTACGGCTGCACCGGCGGCGCCAAGAGGCCGCCGAGGACGCTGAAGAGGAGTGGGAGCGTCGCTACCTTCCGGAGGAGCGGATTCTTTTCCCGGAGGAAGGCTACGGCCGCAATGTGGACCAACAGGAAAGGCGGCCATGAGAACGACGCCGCGGCTCCGGACGCCTCGTGCTGTTCGCCAGCGGCATCATCGGCGTCCTCGCCGTCCTCGTCCTCATCTGTCTCCTGCTTCGGCGACGATCACGGCCACGGCGGTCACGAAAGGCCGGCTGATGGGCGCGTGGAATCCGTGGATTCGGAGGAGGACGTGGGCGCCAAGGCGTCGGTGAGGATCACGAGGTTCAGAAGGAACAGGAGTCTCCCCAGCATGACCACGTCTCACCTCTGGGTACGCCTCTGTTTATTCGTCTCgctcttttctctctctgaCAACAATGGAGCTTCTCCGGCGACGGTGGAATTTAGGAGTTGGAAGGGCGTTCAGCAGGTCAGGTTTAGAGACCGGCCGACACCTTCTTTGGGcgtgtga